The Oenanthe melanoleuca isolate GR-GAL-2019-014 chromosome 1, OMel1.0, whole genome shotgun sequence genome segment AGACATTGGAAGAACAGATGTGTGTGTGAGGACTTGTGGGGTAGAGATTGTAACTGTCTCCTCTGGACTCTTTACTGTTTAGCTCAAAAACTGCACAGAATAAAGGTTTGTGGAAGATGTAAGTGGAGTTCTGCATTGCCAGAGCTTGGCAGTCTTGTCTCTCCTGCCAGCCTTCTAGCCTGGGGAGTTGCGATTCCAAACAGTGTAGAGCTCTTGGATCCATCCCATGGTGAGTGAGCGAGGGCCGTTGTTCTGCTGGTGAACGGATCTGAACATTTCAGAGGGGGAAAACCACCCTCAGCACAGAACTGGGCTTATCTGTTATGAAATTGCAGCTTTTTGTGTCAATGTAGAAAACGACCATCAGTGAAGAgtgttttggagaaaaaagaTCATAGTGGATTCACAGCCACGGGATCTTCACAGGCTTATTTTAGCCTTGGGGACCTTGTGAAACAAGTCACCATCTTAAGGAAAACTATGCCTAAGATTAATTAATAGGAAAGGGTTGCATATCTCTTGCATACTTTAAGCTTTGGCAGGCTGCCTTTTGCCATATGTTTCCAGCTCTCTCCGAGAAATTTCAGCCCTCGGTGTTTTCCCTCCATCAGGGGCTGTGCTTCAGCGCTTCAGCATGGTGTGCCCACTGATGATGAAACACCTTTTCATGTGCTTCAAGCGTTTTTTTAAGCAGGttgagggaaagaaggaaagtcCAAGAAAGCGCAAGGCCCCCTCCCTCGAGGCTGGCCGTGCTTGGAGGGCAGGCTGGCTCGGGCGGTCCCGGCCCGTGGGCAGTGGTGCAGCGCAGGGTGCGGGCTCAGGttgcagggcaggctggctcGGGCGGTCCCGGCCCGTGGGCAGTGGTGCAGCGCAGGGTGCGGGCTCAGGttgcagggcaggctggctcGGGCGGTCCCGGCCCGTGGGCGGCGGTGCGGGCTCAGGttgcagggcaggctggctcGGGCGGTCCCGGCCCGTGGGCGGCGGTGCGGGCTCAGGttgcagggcaggctggctcGGGCGGTCCCGGCCCGTGGGCGGCGGTGCGGGCTCAGGTTGCAGGGCAGGGGCGCTCCGGGCCGCCACCTGTTGCGCTGCCGCTTTAAGGCAGGTGCCCCCGCGTGACGGCGGCGCCGCCCCCGCGAGGCCATTGGCGCGCGCCGCCGTCAGGTGGACGGTCCGGGCGGGGGCCCCGCCCCCCGCACACCTCGGGGCGCGCGCGGCCAATGGCGGGCGGGcgccgcggcgggggcggggccgcggggcgggggcggcggcgcgcgCGGGGCACCTGAGGCGGCGCCGCCGGGggagccgctcccggccccgcggcAGGgacggggcgggcggcggcgaTGGAGGAGCCGCTCTGCTGCTGCGAGTACGTGGACCGGCGCGGCCGGCGCAACCATCTGGTGGCGTGCTGCTGCGACTGCGAGGAGCTGGACGACGGCTGCGACAGGTACCGGCTGCGGGACACGctcccggcggcggcggcgtcCCCGCCGGGTTGCCGCCCTGAGGGCGGGGGAGCCGCGCGCCGCTTGCCGGCAAACTTGTCgggagagagggacaggggaggtgGCGGGAGCGGGACGGGGCAGGGGCCGGGGGCGGGAGCGcggctgccccagtgccagccGGCGCTGTGCTCGCCCCGCTCGCAGGTGGCTGACGTGCAAGTCCCTGCCCCCGGGAGCGCTGCAGAGGATCGCCGACACCGTCGCGGACCGGCTGCGGGTCCCCTGGTTCTCGGGGGCCGTGAAGATCAACGTCAGCCTCGTGCCGCCGCTCGTGCTGCTGCCCGTCTTCCTCCACGTTGCCTCCCTGCACTTCCTGCTGGGGCTCATCATCCTGACGTCCCTGCCCGTCGTGGTGCTGTGGTATTACTACCTCACCCACCGGAGGAAGGAACGAACTCTCTTCTTCTTGAGCCTGGGGCTCTTCTCCTTGGGATACATGTACTATGTGTTTCTCCGGGAGGTGGTTCCCCGGGGCCACGTGGAGTATTCCCAAGTGGTCGCTCTCACGTGCGGGTTAATTCTTATGCTTGCAGCCCTGTCTCGAGCCAAGAAGGACCCTGGCTaccttcccatcccagcaggcGACGAGAAGCCATCGCACCAAGGTTTGCCCAACAAGAGTGTTAGAGGGAGCTCCAGCGGGCTCCATGGCGTCTCAGGTGCTAGCAGCAGTCGTGTTGTGAATGGGGAGGCTAAAGGTTATTGCAGGATGTCAGCTGAGCAGCCAGAAGGTGTGAAAAAGGACTGGTGCACTAAATGCCAGCTGGTCAGGCCAGCCCGAGCAGGGCACTGCCGGCTTTGTGGCAGGTGTGTGAGGAGACTGGACCACCACTGTGTCTGGTAGGTTTTGCACTCCCTGGTTTTTCTCTCTGAGTTccctcctttttaaaataagcatctTTTTTTACAGTCCCTGGTAAATAGAGTTGCTTTTGTTATGTGCAAGACCTTATTATACTCTTTAAATGCAGAAAGCTTTGTATTTACCCTTTAAAAGAACAAGTAGAATAACTGTTTATTCTAAATAGGTTGACCTGATAGCTGAAAGCTTTTACCGCATATTTCAGAATTGCCTTCTCTGTTTTTCATCgctttggggttgttttttgtgtgggttttcttggatttatttatttatttttatttagactTGGTCTGGGGAGCACTAGCAGTCCTGCAGTTAAATTGCAGTAGTGCTCTCCTGGGGCACGGGAACCCAAAGCTGCCTTCTGGGTGTGCGTGTGGTGCTGGAACCAAGTAGGTTACAATGTGTCTCAGCAAAGGATACTACCCTTGCTAAAAATTTGAGACAAACAGTCTGCTGCTGTTACCCCACAGGTCTACTGTCTtgtgtttgtaatttttctatataaaattataaagctTCTTTGAAGGATTTTCAAAGTTCTTAGCCTGTGTCGACTGGAAGCACCTTGGAAATGAGGTTCTCTgacagctgggggagggaaaagaaatagaaaatggtttctttttttaagcaaagTATTCTCTTGTTTCCTTTTGGAGGATTAACAGCTGCGTAGGGGAGCAGAACCATCAAGCTTTCATCCTTGCACTCTCCTTCTTCATGCTCACCTCTGTGTATGGGATTACCTTGACCCTGCATACCATCTGTAGGGGCCAAACTCCATTTGTGGCATTGCTCTACTGCCCCGGGGTCTATTCTGACTACAGGTGAGATGTCTGTCTTGGAGAGAGTTGGGCTGAGGGCAGGCTTGCTCAGGCAGTTTAGCTCCTGTTCTTGTTCTGCTGTCAGACCTGAACACAAAGTGCTCCCTAAAAAACTCTGGAAAGCAAAGACATGTCTCTGCTTTCAGCAAGGTGGGCAGCCTGAGCCTTGGAGAGAGCTCactatttatttggaaaaagtGGAAGGAGCTAGGATTTGAAGTATTTGTGGTATGTATAGATTTAAGTGTGTATGCCCCCTGATGCAGGTAATGATCTCACAGCCTGGAATCCACAcgctctctctccctctcattCCTCACTATTTATCTAGTGACTGTCCTCCAGGTTACCTACCTAGAACATGCCCTGTGTGGCAGGGAAGGTGGTGGGAACTGTTGGACACGAGTTCAGAAACCAGCACTACCAGAGATAGGCAGAGTACTACCAGTAGACAAGTGactcttccttcctctgctccatctcATGACCTGTAGAGTAAGAGCATCCTGGGGTCCTTAAAGCCCGAGCACCATtacaacaggaagaaaagaccTAGGTTGTATGACAGCAATGTGCAAGAGTAGCTCTGATAGTAAAAGCTCTCATTAAGTAAGCCCTGAAGCTTTAATTTTGAGAAAGCCTTTAAGGATTATCTGATGAAAGCAACAAAGTGAGATCACTGTGGCAGATGTAGACAGGGATTTGAAAGGACAGTGATTACCAGGGAAAGTCACTTTAAAGCAGCTGCTCCAGTACTAAATGGCTTCCTTCCCATCTTTTTCcatgctgccagctctgctctgtcgTTCACCTGTGTGTGGTACTGTGCCATTGTAACAGCTGGCATGGGATACATCCTCCTTATCCAGCTGTTGAACATCAGCTACAACGTGACCGAGAGGGAAGCTCGGCTGGCTCTGCGGGACAACACTGGGCGCAGACTGCTGGGCGGGTTAGTGATAGACACTGGCCAGTATAACAGGGGACTGCTGTGCAACTGGGGCCACTTCCTGAGCCTGGGGTCTTCTCCTCCACAGCGCTCTGCTGAGGACATCGTGTGACAGCCCTCTTTCTGCAGATGGCGTTGTCGTGGCTCGCTGACTTTGTTtagcaggggagcagcccctcccACCAGGACTCCTTCCACGCACAACCTTTCCTCGTGGTCAATGTGTGGGCTATCCCCTCACTGGCAACACCAGATGCTTTCCCAGGTGGAATGGTTCTTCACGTGCTGTCAGCCAGCAATAGGATGCAGAAAGCAGTAAGCCATATGTGCagatggggagaggagaaacCTGCTGCCTTTTTCCACCTTGGGAAACAGCACAAAGAGCACAAGGTTTAGAGAACTTGAGTTTCCCTTAGATGTGAATACTGGCATCAGGAGGAACCTGCTGCTGGTCTTCAGAGAGTACACTGGTTCCTGCAAAGGTTAAGGAATCCCTGGGTTTGTACCTACATGTGGCATTTTGAAGAGATCAGAAGAGTGAACAGATGGACCTCTGCAGAAACCAGGCTCTTTGGCTGAAAGACTGTCTAGGCAGTCACTGGCAGCACTCTCCTCTCTGGtgcattaatttatttatttttactatttcaGATTCCATCCAGCTGTGTACATGCTTCTAATAAGTGCCTTTGTGAGCTACATTCCTGTAGGACTTTGTAAGATCCCTTTACCTCTTGACCCCTAAAGTTGTTGTTCCATCTCTGTCTGTCTAAATGCAGGCTGTGTCTGTATTGGTTTGAAGGTTTTACTCTTCTCCTTCAAAGTGTTTGTGCTCTGGTTATGGGTTGTGACATGTGACAGCAGGTAAATACACCAAGTAAGGAGTTTTGAAGCAACATGTAACTGTGAACCTGGGCAAGCCAAGAGTGCTCTCTGTCTGGTATTACTGTAGCTTTATGGAAATTACATTCATTCTCTGTGGGAGAGTAGGCAATTCTGCTAGCAGCGTATTTGGTAGGTAGCATCTTGGTTGTGTTGCTGTTAGCACAGTGATCTTGTCGCCTCTCAACCTCGTTACTGTGGAGCTGCCTGACTGTAGATCTGTTTTCTCAAGCCAAGATGCCAAGGAACAGATCAACCCTAAGGTACATAGGGAGAGGTAGAGGATGTGTTggaggtgtttgtttttgggatAGATGACCTGTACTGGCAGGTGAATGAACCTGTTAAAATGTGCTCTGCAGGAATGCCATTTTTTCCTCGTCAGACTGTAACTGTACTATGGTCTGGACTTGAGCTTCAGACAAAATAACAAGGTTTTGATGGCAGTGGTTTCTGGATTTtgtgggtgggatttttttgttgctttttgttttaaacccTTTATGTAAGCTGTTGACTGCAGTAAAAGGAAAGGTGTGGCTGAAATAGCAGGGGACCATGGCAGAAGAATTACAGGTTGGGCCTAAGGTGCAAAAGCAGGGATAAGAGCTTTGTCCTAGCTATGGTGCTTTCAGACACGTGCAGCACTCATGGGTCATGCCTGCCCCTGAGTGCACAGGCATGGCAGGCAGCTGGGGATGTTGGGCAAATGGTGTGCattcactgtgctgctgtgcagtaaCTTAGACAAATGGACGGATTGTGCATGGTGCCAAAAGAAAGCAGCGGCTGTCCCTTGGGATCCCTGCCATATTTATTGTGAGTGCTCCTC includes the following:
- the ZDHHC23 gene encoding palmitoyltransferase ZDHHC23 isoform X3, coding for MEEPLCCCEYVDRRGRRNHLVACCCDCEELDDGCDRWLTCKSLPPGALQRIADTVADRLRVPWFSGAVKINVSLVPPLVLLPVFLHVASLHFLLGLIILTSLPVVVLWYYYLTHRRKERTLFFLSLGLFSLGYMYYVFLREVVPRGHVEYSQVVALTCGLILMLAALSRAKKDPGYLPIPAGDEKPSHQGLPNKSVRGSSSGLHGVSGASSSRVVNGEAKGYCRMSAEQPEGVKKDWCTKCQLVRPARAGHCRLCGRCVRRLDHHCVWINSCVGEQNHQAFILALSFFMLTSVYGITLTLHTICRGQTPFVALLYCPGVYSDYRSLLLLWVTLVLLFLSGSCMEHLMLSQCREGEEERTTAQSDT
- the ZDHHC23 gene encoding palmitoyltransferase ZDHHC23 isoform X2: MEEPLCCCEYVDRRGRRNHLVACCCDCEELDDGCDRWLTCKSLPPGALQRIADTVADRLRVPWFSGAVKINVSLVPPLVLLPVFLHVASLHFLLGLIILTSLPVVVLWYYYLTHRRKERTLFFLSLGLFSLGYMYYVFLREVVPRGHVEYSQVVALTCGLILMLAALSRAKKDPGYLPIPAGDEKPSHQGLPNKSVRGSSSGLHGVSGASSSRVVNGEAKGYCRMSAEQPEGVKKDWCTKCQLVRPARAGHCRLCGRCVRRLDHHCVWINSCVGEQNHQAFILALSFFMLTSVYGITLTLHTICRGQTPFVALLYCPGVYSDYSSALSFTCVWYCAIVTAGMGYILLIQLLNISYNVTEREARLALRDNTGRRLLGGALLRTSCDSPLSADGVVVAR
- the ZDHHC23 gene encoding palmitoyltransferase ZDHHC23 isoform X1, producing the protein MEEPLCCCEYVDRRGRRNHLVACCCDCEELDDGCDRWLTCKSLPPGALQRIADTVADRLRVPWFSGAVKINVSLVPPLVLLPVFLHVASLHFLLGLIILTSLPVVVLWYYYLTHRRKERTLFFLSLGLFSLGYMYYVFLREVVPRGHVEYSQVVALTCGLILMLAALSRAKKDPGYLPIPAGDEKPSHQGLPNKSVRGSSSGLHGVSGASSSRVVNGEAKGYCRMSAEQPEGVKKDWCTKCQLVRPARAGHCRLCGRCVRRLDHHCVWINSCVGEQNHQAFILALSFFMLTSVYGITLTLHTICRGQTPFVALLYCPGVYSDYSSALSFTCVWYCAIVTAGMGYILLIQLLNISYNVTEREARLALRDNTGRRLLGGLVIDTGQYNRGLLCNWGHFLSLGSSPPQRSAEDIV
- the ZDHHC23 gene encoding palmitoyltransferase ZDHHC23 isoform X4, with the protein product MEEPLCCCEYVDRRGRRNHLVACCCDCEELDDGCDRWLTCKSLPPGALQRIADTVADRLRVPWFSGAVKINVSLVPPLVLLPVFLHVASLHFLLGLIILTSLPVVVLWYYYLTHRRKERTLFFLSLGLFSLGYMYYVFLREVVPRGHVEYSQVVALTCGLILMLAALSRAKKDPGYLPIPAGDEKPSHQGLPNKSVRGSSSGLHGVSGASSSRVVNGEAKGYCRMSAEQPEGVKKDWCTKCQLVRPARAGHCRLCGRCVRRLDHHCVWINSCVGEQNHQAFILALSFFMLTSVYGITLTLHTICRGQTPFVALLYCPGVYSDYRQITGPHIDCFSI